CCCAGATCGAAGGAAGAGCGGGAGTGGCAGCGTGCTTACGCCGCTCGCGTCGGCGCGTGGTACGGCCCCCAGGCCGCACACGTCAGCGTCACAGTCCGGCGTACACCCCGGGGGCAGGCCGTCAGCCTGCGCGTCACCGACGAGCAGGGCACCGCGCTGGAGCCGAGGGCGGACGTGCCTTTCCAGACCCTGCTCGACGTGCTGGAGGACACGCTCGCTTCCGGTGGACCGGGGTACTTCACCCTGGTGGGCCGCCCAGCACCCGTCTCACTGCCACCAGTGCCTGTGCCCGAGGTCAGCAACCCCCTGTTGCCGTGGTGATCACAGCAGGTCGCGGGCAGGGGTCTTCCTGTTGTCCTGCATATCGGACACCCCTGGCCGCGACCGCACGGCCGCGCACAGCAATCGCTCATCCCAGGTGGTCTGCTCGGCCTCGGCGAGCGCCCCGCCACAGCACCCAGCCAGGCCGCAGCCTTCCAGCGATCCTCCGGCGGGGCGGAGCGGCCATCACGGGTCCGGCGCACCCCCAGGCGCGGAGACGGCCAGGTCACCCGCAACACCTCGGCGGGCAGGCCCAGGACCTGCGCGGCCTCAACCTCCGTGAAGAAGCGTGGGGCGCCCAGCCTCCCCCTGGGCGCCAGGTGCCAGTCCGAACACACGAAGAGCGCCCACAGGTCGCCTCGCAGCCGCACGGTGCGGAGATTCGGCGTGTGGCGGCTGAGGGCGGCGAGCGCGAGGATCGGCCAGGCCTCCTCGACCTCGCTGGGGATCACCACGGTGCGCGGCACCTGCGCCAGCTCGTACAGCCGAGCCGCCCAGCCCCGGGAGTGAAAGTGGCTTGTCAACTGTTGGAGGGCGCGCCGCCCGAGGTGCCGCACCCGCTCGCGGGGGATGTTCCACCGCCCCGCCGTGACCTCCAGCGGCTCACGACGGGCATGGAACGCCGTCAAGGCTTCCCACCCTCGCGGGTCGCTCACCTGAGCCACCGCAGCAGCCTCGATAGAGGAGAGGTCGAGAGGGAAGACCTCACCCTCGGGCAGCTCGTCGGTCCGCAGACCGTCGAGGACCTCGACCCAGGCCTGGGGCAGGCGGGTGGCTGTCACCTGGCCTCATCCCAAAGCGCAATCCGCATGTGCAACCACAGGTTCACGCTCCCCATGCTAAGCACAAGGAGGTATGACCACATCTGCCCCATCAACATCCCCGGTGGTCCCACGCCGCTACCGCCTGCACTGTGGCATCCCCGCTCTCGCCGCTGAAATCGCGCGGCGCTTACAGCAATTCGGCTGGGAGGCCTGCGAAGAGGCTACCCTTGGCCTGTTGATTGACGGTCCCTGGGGTGTCGCCTTGCAAGGGCTGGCGCAGATGAGCCACGGAGAGTGGATCGTGGTCACCGATAACCCCTGCCCCGAATACTGGGAGGACCTGTGGACCGGCTGGCCGCGCGGTCTGCTGGCCGGAGGGCATAGCGTCGAGCATTTGGCCGAGGCACTTGACCGCGCCGCCTCAGGGGAGTCCTTCCGCCGCACGCCACAGCATGACAGCCCCCTGACCTGTCCGGAGCGCCGACTGCTGCGCCTCAGTGCCCAGGGCTGGGAGAACAGACGGATCGCCCAGGAACTCCAACTGAGTGAAGGCACCGTGCGCAACGGCCTGTGCCGCGTCTTCGAGAAGCTGGGCTTCGAGAACCGGACCCAGGCCACCCTCTACTACTGGGGCCTCTGGCACTTGCTTGAACTCGGTCCAATGCGGGAGCCGACTTCAAACCCCGTTTAGGGCTGGAGTGAGAAAGGGCCGACCAGCACGGAGAC
This sequence is a window from Deinococcus aestuarii. Protein-coding genes within it:
- a CDS encoding helix-turn-helix transcriptional regulator, which produces MTTSAPSTSPVVPRRYRLHCGIPALAAEIARRLQQFGWEACEEATLGLLIDGPWGVALQGLAQMSHGEWIVVTDNPCPEYWEDLWTGWPRGLLAGGHSVEHLAEALDRAASGESFRRTPQHDSPLTCPERRLLRLSAQGWENRRIAQELQLSEGTVRNGLCRVFEKLGFENRTQATLYYWGLWHLLELGPMREPTSNPV